One region of Metallosphaera sedula DSM 5348 genomic DNA includes:
- a CDS encoding CPBP family intramembrane glutamic endopeptidase, giving the protein MFSFSSENGVKKKSRDEVGMRVSSIFAGLVLPLAVIPWELLAYSFSRSLYAGAIVVVIGEMVGLYVARLITRRKANLRINKGMTLSIPVILLMIAFPPPLPIGFRYPLLVTPAVIGGICEELIYRDYILETGKYDNYIQAFLWSLNHALDGPVFVAYTFILGIFLGIISKRFGVFPCIIAHVSSNVLRLFL; this is encoded by the coding sequence ATGTTTTCCTTCTCTTCAGAAAATGGAGTAAAGAAGAAATCAAGAGATGAAGTAGGGATGAGGGTCTCGTCTATATTTGCGGGATTGGTTTTACCATTAGCTGTAATTCCTTGGGAACTCCTCGCATACTCATTCTCAAGAAGCTTATACGCAGGAGCCATAGTTGTCGTGATAGGGGAAATGGTTGGTCTTTATGTTGCTAGGCTGATAACTCGCAGGAAAGCTAATCTTCGTATAAATAAGGGAATGACACTTTCCATTCCAGTTATATTACTCATGATCGCGTTTCCTCCTCCCTTACCAATAGGATTCAGGTATCCTCTCCTTGTAACCCCGGCAGTTATCGGAGGAATATGTGAGGAGCTTATCTATAGAGACTACATATTGGAGACTGGGAAGTATGATAACTATATTCAGGCCTTTCTATGGTCCCTAAATCACGCTCTCGATGGACCAGTGTTCGTTGCTTATACCTTTATACTAGGAATATTTCTTGGAATTATATCTAAAAGATTCGGTGTATTTCCATGCATAATAGCCCATGTTTCGTCCAACGTTCTAAGGTTATTTTTATGA
- a CDS encoding NADH-quinone oxidoreductase subunit B family protein translates to MGLTRRDFLKVSGVTALGTSLALSGLSYEELLSKAQEADQPINIVWTGNGWCGGNTIAFIDAMNPSVEDVVTGVYFNGKPITLRQPSIPDLGMINLVYHPILMPQDNMAYATMEMALNGELDPFVLVVEGTMFDEFGVYYKKPSGSFWCSAGRKPDGSVLLCDEFVFNLMKKAAAVVATGACATYGGIPATTNGLGQRSPTYAMGMLDDPYRGIYGFPYYVHQVYTQDLAPDIIDQDIYSVTNSPVNTSWPGPSYHWLSTAGLPIISIAADPPAGDWIMRTLVSAVLYLRGLGPNPADDLDVFNRPKFFYGNETHQNCPRAGFFAQGIFAYEFGDPQCTYSLGCKGTEANSPAPLLGWVGGVGGCTRGGVCIACTAPGFPDLYEPFYAPPNAPTIPSTTLFAAAAAAGIIVGVGSYAFSRRKRLPQMQGGKR, encoded by the coding sequence ATGGGTCTAACAAGAAGGGACTTCCTAAAAGTTTCGGGCGTGACAGCCCTAGGTACAAGTCTAGCCCTATCCGGCCTCTCATACGAAGAACTATTGTCTAAGGCTCAGGAAGCGGATCAACCAATAAACATAGTATGGACGGGTAATGGGTGGTGCGGAGGTAATACTATAGCTTTCATAGATGCAATGAACCCATCAGTGGAGGATGTGGTAACAGGAGTGTACTTCAACGGCAAGCCCATAACATTAAGGCAGCCAAGCATTCCGGATCTGGGAATGATAAACCTGGTTTATCACCCCATACTAATGCCTCAGGATAACATGGCATATGCAACCATGGAGATGGCATTAAATGGGGAGTTAGATCCATTCGTCCTGGTAGTCGAGGGGACTATGTTTGACGAATTCGGCGTTTACTATAAGAAGCCAAGTGGATCCTTCTGGTGTTCAGCGGGAAGGAAACCAGACGGAAGCGTTCTGCTATGCGACGAGTTTGTCTTCAATCTTATGAAGAAAGCTGCGGCTGTAGTAGCAACTGGGGCTTGCGCTACTTATGGTGGAATTCCAGCTACTACAAATGGGTTAGGGCAGAGAAGTCCCACATATGCCATGGGAATGCTTGACGACCCGTACAGAGGGATCTATGGCTTTCCATACTATGTTCACCAAGTTTATACACAGGATTTAGCACCAGATATAATCGACCAAGACATATACTCAGTCACGAATTCCCCAGTTAACACTTCTTGGCCTGGGCCCAGCTATCACTGGCTTTCTACCGCGGGTCTACCAATAATTTCCATAGCTGCAGATCCTCCTGCCGGAGATTGGATTATGCGTACACTTGTCTCCGCAGTGCTTTATCTGAGAGGTTTAGGTCCTAATCCTGCCGATGATCTTGACGTGTTCAATAGACCAAAATTCTTCTATGGAAATGAGACCCATCAGAACTGCCCTAGGGCGGGATTCTTCGCACAGGGCATTTTTGCCTATGAATTTGGAGACCCTCAATGCACATACAGCCTTGGGTGTAAGGGTACTGAGGCCAATAGCCCAGCACCTCTACTAGGATGGGTGGGTGGAGTTGGCGGATGTACTAGAGGCGGTGTATGTATCGCATGTACTGCTCCAGGATTTCCAGATCTATATGAACCATTCTATGCTCCACCAAACGCTCCCACAATTCCTAGTACTACGTTGTTCGCAGCTGCAGCAGCCGCAGGTATAATAGTAGGTGTGGGTAGTTATGCCTTCTCTAGGAGGAAGAGGCTACCTCAGATGCAAGGAGGCAAGAGGTGA
- a CDS encoding nickel-dependent hydrogenase large subunit has product MASSSPYYFTFDWTKPVLIEPIVRIKPELGIQVTYDSSSNRVTDAYAAAGMFRGFEIFMRNKPGPDVIMLSSRECGICGEHHQFIERIAQEMAQGGNAPPPLGLETIILANDAAMTYDATAHLTALGGPDWSSLFFKVAGYFPSQIYEIAQQTPLSKVAQESQAFPMGAPTQLEMAGVKLKTVSDLMDALVPIIGAYFLEGAYSWRILHEAELLYYLRVPHPITMVPGGIGVPATVENLQRYFQRMVDGTAWLMKQMAVYEYLTLFLADYNNTFGIQALYDKLNGTLGFAEEGNRPGNFVSYGQSDVSEAPSVTPSSTSVMPYDGTYENMGAWGRARVVKPGLVIQPNSNSPPQLVTNSLIDINLGIREFVESSFYTPWYENGSFNSEVPSSVSGIEEDPIGNKVSYYHPWRKWTMPNPQPRPVPMAYPAPYSWAVSPRIVPYQNHKPITNLFYNVEADPMAVMYAQVLQPQAPTPIYTSSYPSGFEVSYNSNEMSATFYLPTVNSPRISLPPEFQQGSEIEFKYVAPYALSGGKIVTNAIERMRARAFEAGLDGMGMWIAWMSAITYLKKGMTQVSSMPPSSWTYKSNTNTGVALGVGMKEAPRGAQYHSEVFATGTGVNVPAINPQQMQPTTVNSGPRVKNSYDDGIQTIKPASPTHGAGTFEEVLMGNPDYNMPGTPRLTVIPTEQWDGFEFAQTLRSFDPCFVCGVHMVLPNGRARYITLGAPVDLSNAIKAFYRFAMKVK; this is encoded by the coding sequence ATGGCAAGTAGTTCACCATATTATTTCACGTTTGATTGGACTAAACCAGTTCTCATAGAACCCATAGTGAGGATAAAGCCTGAGTTGGGAATACAAGTCACCTACGACTCCTCTAGTAACAGGGTTACGGACGCCTATGCAGCAGCAGGTATGTTCAGAGGTTTCGAGATATTCATGAGAAATAAGCCAGGACCAGACGTCATAATGCTTTCCAGTAGGGAGTGTGGAATATGTGGAGAACATCACCAATTCATTGAAAGAATTGCACAGGAAATGGCTCAGGGCGGTAACGCTCCTCCACCATTAGGTCTTGAAACCATTATCCTGGCTAATGACGCAGCTATGACCTACGATGCCACAGCCCATCTTACAGCTTTAGGAGGACCAGACTGGAGCTCCCTATTCTTCAAGGTTGCTGGGTATTTCCCAAGCCAAATTTACGAAATAGCTCAGCAGACACCTCTGAGTAAAGTGGCGCAAGAGTCTCAGGCATTCCCAATGGGCGCACCAACGCAACTGGAAATGGCCGGCGTCAAATTGAAGACTGTTTCGGATCTCATGGATGCGTTAGTTCCAATAATTGGCGCCTACTTCCTTGAGGGAGCCTATTCGTGGAGAATACTTCACGAGGCTGAATTGCTGTACTATCTCAGAGTACCTCATCCGATAACAATGGTACCTGGAGGAATTGGTGTACCTGCCACTGTGGAGAACCTACAAAGATATTTCCAACGGATGGTTGACGGAACGGCTTGGTTAATGAAACAGATGGCCGTCTATGAATATTTGACATTATTCCTTGCAGATTATAATAATACGTTCGGAATCCAGGCTCTATATGACAAATTGAATGGGACTCTTGGATTTGCTGAGGAGGGAAACAGACCTGGAAACTTCGTCTCCTATGGCCAGAGCGACGTTTCAGAAGCTCCCTCAGTTACGCCATCCAGTACATCGGTGATGCCTTATGATGGTACCTATGAGAATATGGGCGCTTGGGGTAGGGCTAGGGTCGTGAAACCAGGACTGGTTATTCAACCCAATTCCAATTCTCCTCCACAGCTTGTCACCAATAGCCTTATTGACATAAATCTCGGAATAAGGGAGTTCGTGGAGTCCTCTTTCTACACGCCGTGGTACGAAAATGGATCCTTCAATAGTGAAGTTCCGTCCTCAGTGAGCGGAATAGAGGAAGATCCAATCGGAAATAAGGTTAGTTACTACCATCCATGGAGAAAGTGGACTATGCCTAACCCGCAGCCTAGACCGGTTCCAATGGCCTATCCTGCACCCTATTCATGGGCGGTTTCACCTAGAATAGTTCCGTACCAGAATCACAAACCAATTACCAATCTCTTCTACAACGTTGAAGCGGATCCCATGGCCGTGATGTATGCTCAAGTTCTTCAGCCACAGGCCCCTACCCCCATATATACTTCCAGCTATCCCTCAGGCTTTGAAGTCTCATACAACAGCAACGAGATGAGTGCTACCTTCTACTTGCCCACTGTGAACAGTCCAAGGATATCACTGCCTCCTGAATTTCAGCAGGGGAGCGAAATAGAGTTTAAGTATGTGGCACCATACGCGCTTTCCGGTGGAAAGATAGTTACTAATGCCATAGAAAGGATGAGGGCCAGGGCATTTGAGGCGGGTCTAGATGGAATGGGAATGTGGATAGCCTGGATGTCCGCTATCACGTACTTGAAGAAGGGTATGACGCAAGTGAGTAGTATGCCTCCATCGAGCTGGACCTACAAGTCCAATACTAATACAGGGGTAGCATTAGGTGTGGGAATGAAGGAGGCCCCACGAGGTGCACAGTATCATTCAGAGGTGTTCGCCACTGGAACTGGCGTAAATGTCCCAGCAATTAACCCGCAACAAATGCAACCAACTACAGTGAACTCTGGTCCAAGGGTGAAGAATTCCTATGACGACGGCATTCAAACAATTAAACCTGCATCTCCAACACACGGCGCAGGAACTTTTGAGGAAGTGCTGATGGGGAACCCCGATTATAATATGCCTGGTACTCCTAGGTTAACAGTTATTCCTACGGAGCAGTGGGATGGCTTCGAGTTTGCCCAAACCCTACGATCATTTGATCCATGTTTTGTATGCGGAGTGCATATGGTATTGCCAAATGGAAGGGCTAGATACATTACCCTTGGAGCTCCCGTTGATTTAAGTAATGCGATTAAAGCATTCTACAGGTTTGCCATGAAGGTGAAGTAG
- a CDS encoding (Fe-S)-binding protein codes for MEGKNVKMERRMVSRALDELSPYDVWGLQECMRCGICRYACPFWLDSQKATDIPAWRTYEVNKVYSMYYTGYGNVARLLRLRRVKSSEFLKWRESSYNCTACGACTDVSPLEIPNWYTAILLRRMLHLAGMNLEEVEEWANNTKKLGNPLGISTEQWEETAKSAGLPLNEKADILYVPSALESREGEILQQVVNSMIATGEKFTASSQISDVGYYSYLAGDFETAREHFTKILEVAKQVEAKKIVVSDGAGLFFLRWQAPKTLGHKIDIPIYHLTEIIYDAYKKGKVKIEVADFKDQITVHDSEFMSKLGGVEKPPRELMKASIFNYREPKFSPSSHNLFTCGHHLELIKEKSDTVKRARAYSIKQLASWGESVVTFDPNCLLSMRNGIRDSQGIKNAYYYTNILDKAIKR; via the coding sequence GTGGAAGGTAAGAATGTGAAAATGGAGAGACGTATGGTATCCAGGGCACTGGATGAACTGTCTCCGTATGATGTATGGGGATTACAGGAATGTATGAGGTGTGGGATATGTAGATATGCATGTCCTTTCTGGCTGGATTCCCAAAAGGCAACCGATATACCCGCGTGGAGAACGTACGAGGTTAACAAAGTATACTCGATGTATTATACCGGGTATGGGAACGTCGCAAGATTATTAAGATTAAGAAGAGTTAAGTCATCAGAATTTCTAAAATGGAGAGAATCGTCCTACAACTGCACAGCTTGCGGGGCATGTACTGATGTTTCTCCGCTCGAAATACCTAACTGGTACACGGCCATTCTTCTCAGGAGAATGTTACATCTGGCAGGAATGAACCTTGAGGAAGTCGAGGAGTGGGCGAATAATACTAAGAAACTTGGAAACCCTCTTGGAATTTCCACTGAACAGTGGGAAGAGACAGCTAAATCTGCGGGACTCCCACTGAATGAAAAAGCTGACATCTTGTATGTACCGAGTGCTTTGGAATCAAGGGAAGGAGAGATCTTGCAACAGGTAGTTAACTCAATGATAGCTACTGGAGAGAAGTTCACTGCAAGTTCACAGATAAGTGATGTAGGATACTATTCCTACCTGGCAGGTGATTTCGAGACAGCCCGTGAGCACTTTACCAAGATCTTGGAGGTTGCCAAGCAGGTTGAAGCAAAGAAAATAGTGGTCTCGGACGGAGCTGGTCTCTTCTTCCTCAGATGGCAAGCACCCAAGACCTTGGGACATAAAATTGATATACCCATCTATCATCTGACAGAAATCATTTATGACGCTTACAAGAAGGGTAAGGTAAAAATAGAAGTTGCGGATTTCAAGGATCAAATTACAGTTCACGATTCAGAGTTCATGAGTAAACTGGGAGGCGTGGAAAAGCCTCCAAGGGAACTCATGAAAGCCTCAATATTCAATTACAGGGAACCAAAGTTCTCTCCGTCCTCCCATAACCTATTTACCTGCGGTCATCACCTAGAGTTAATAAAGGAGAAATCGGATACAGTGAAAAGGGCTAGAGCGTATTCAATAAAGCAACTGGCAAGTTGGGGCGAGTCTGTGGTTACGTTCGATCCAAACTGCCTACTATCCATGAGGAATGGTATAAGGGACTCACAGGGAATTAAGAACGCGTATTATTATACCAACATCCTAGACAAGGCGATAAAAAGATGA
- a CDS encoding ParA family protein, giving the protein MHSLKGGVGKSVIAISLAKILASRGHQVLFVDKDIAGYASYLAGIDGPGLIESLISPMSMDVMREVYTENGGIAILKYPGDGPRYGVDLEIIHRDSELKERWRKYCNIFLSGKKYSFFILDNPPAVIPDEEIKYMTKQVRVGLSQISMKCIVVSDSIADTISNSVTYAKLLASKGYEILAFVINMIKPYDMLSYRSRIEEIMLELNCKLGVLIAFQEELFQFSGEIKDFPVPQQLEEFVSKMERGESGIIT; this is encoded by the coding sequence GTGCACAGTTTAAAGGGTGGAGTAGGTAAATCGGTAATAGCTATATCTCTGGCTAAGATCTTGGCCTCAAGGGGCCATCAAGTACTTTTCGTTGATAAAGATATTGCAGGATATGCATCCTACTTGGCGGGCATCGACGGTCCAGGTCTTATTGAAAGTTTGATAAGCCCAATGAGCATGGATGTGATGAGGGAAGTATACACAGAAAACGGAGGCATTGCAATATTAAAATACCCTGGAGACGGACCAAGGTACGGAGTTGATCTCGAGATAATCCATCGTGACAGTGAGTTAAAGGAAAGGTGGAGGAAATATTGTAACATTTTCCTATCTGGAAAGAAATACTCTTTTTTTATACTGGATAATCCACCTGCGGTAATACCAGATGAGGAAATAAAATACATGACGAAACAGGTCAGAGTAGGGCTATCTCAAATTTCAATGAAATGTATAGTTGTCTCCGATAGTATAGCTGATACAATAAGTAACAGCGTAACTTATGCCAAGCTGTTGGCATCTAAGGGTTATGAGATTTTAGCATTTGTAATAAACATGATTAAACCGTATGACATGCTTTCCTATCGGAGTAGGATAGAGGAAATTATGTTAGAACTAAACTGCAAACTTGGAGTGCTTATAGCCTTCCAGGAAGAACTATTCCAATTTAGCGGCGAAATTAAGGACTTTCCAGTACCTCAACAATTGGAGGAGTTTGTTTCCAAGATGGAAAGAGGAGAGTCGGGTATAATAACTTAG
- a CDS encoding AIR synthase family protein — protein sequence MLGKIDRKVFDEVIYPHLGKRLDEVIVPPLTGVDTGAIDLGDRVLVVKTDPVFIVPQFGMKKASWFAVHILASDVMTSGIPPRYALLDLNLPPSMTDEEFREMWVGIHEALLEIGVMVVGGHTGRYEGVNYPMVGGFTMIGIGEKEKLGHPSKVKPGDYVIVTKGPAIEATGLLTNLYPEFFRERMRSDLFKEALDMYWKMSCWKDGLIASQVGIHMMHDATEGGLWNALVEISEVTGKRINLVGERLFINPAVREVTRIVGIDPFSSISEGTMVIVTDKEKVKEELLRNGIEAEIVGRVESGEGVYVDGKRIEKPSEDPFWRAFFELANRK from the coding sequence ATGCTAGGCAAAATAGATAGGAAGGTATTCGACGAGGTAATCTATCCCCATCTTGGGAAGAGATTGGACGAGGTTATAGTTCCCCCTCTGACAGGGGTCGACACGGGAGCGATAGACCTGGGGGACAGGGTGCTCGTTGTGAAGACCGACCCCGTGTTCATTGTCCCCCAATTTGGAATGAAAAAGGCCTCCTGGTTCGCTGTTCACATCCTTGCGAGTGACGTTATGACCTCAGGGATCCCTCCCAGGTACGCCTTGCTTGACCTTAACCTGCCACCCTCCATGACAGATGAGGAATTTAGGGAGATGTGGGTGGGGATACACGAGGCCCTCCTTGAGATTGGGGTAATGGTGGTGGGAGGTCACACCGGTAGATATGAGGGCGTTAACTACCCCATGGTTGGTGGGTTTACCATGATAGGTATAGGGGAGAAGGAGAAACTTGGTCATCCCTCCAAGGTAAAACCTGGAGATTACGTTATAGTCACTAAGGGACCTGCAATAGAGGCCACTGGCCTACTTACGAATCTCTACCCCGAGTTTTTCAGGGAGAGGATGAGGTCTGACCTCTTCAAGGAAGCCCTGGACATGTATTGGAAGATGTCATGCTGGAAGGATGGGTTGATAGCGAGCCAGGTGGGGATTCACATGATGCATGATGCCACTGAAGGAGGCCTGTGGAACGCCCTCGTGGAGATCTCGGAGGTGACGGGTAAGAGGATAAACCTCGTCGGCGAGAGGCTCTTCATCAATCCAGCGGTGAGGGAGGTTACGAGGATTGTGGGGATCGACCCCTTCTCGTCAATAAGCGAGGGAACCATGGTCATTGTGACAGATAAGGAAAAGGTGAAGGAGGAGCTACTCAGAAACGGAATAGAGGCCGAGATAGTTGGAAGAGTGGAGAGCGGGGAAGGAGTGTATGTTGACGGAAAGAGGATCGAGAAGCCCAGCGAGGATCCCTTCTGGAGGGCATTCTTCGAGCTTGCCAACAGGAAATGA